One window of the Halictus rubicundus isolate RS-2024b chromosome 6, iyHalRubi1_principal, whole genome shotgun sequence genome contains the following:
- the LOC143354725 gene encoding uncharacterized protein LOC143354725 isoform X1: MNTRNINLLPEFQSAFTQQKWDKLLSLLNPKLFGTLQSEDLIAFSIVAKTAEILTTGSCVPNIIKIACLKCLGNTCFNTYAHKEYNSTDNQHEMPFHELYSKLVTHNESLEHVETSDSYPFHSHFPYEGVIEWTTNFIKSCKIHKGTSDEQIEILRLSIQFLCNLFSFAHKDNNFPEQNDIPKFLMDPMLKDIVINLTQSEHIPLVRVSCIFIHNALKEFQGESFMNQEKMLLCSQLIKPIKEGFDSATEALMDLICQADVLTNAYNDLNIEDRLYLLELIYNKLSDSTYSSREEHQFTEDTILFLSEKFCKMSDLILKTADSYLDNMEPTEIIILLDILGTVTCSSYTKNNRCLLINCTYLLKAIQEIGKTSNNYFTPMQKLSDVQQMMQDSKSDESNEDSSTMGTEQSESNTARERRDLHSHPAFGFKVGLIRIIGNMSHRNKDFQDLLREMDVVPLLLDCCNIDARNPLIMQWTIFALRNLCEGNPGNQEIVRNCSRIGVVENSVLQEMGMALHEDKAGQKIGIVPLPRDK; the protein is encoded by the exons ATGAACACAAGAAACATTAATCTTTTACCCGAATTTCAATCTGCTTTCACTCAACAAAAATGGGACAAATTGTTGAGCCTTCTTAACCCTAAATTGTTTGGAACTCTTCAATCAGA GGATTTAATTGCTTTTTCAATCGTAGCGAAAACAGCAGAAATCCTTACAACAGGTTCTTGTGTCCCTAACATTATAAAGATTGCATGTTTAAAATGCTTGGGAAATACTTGTTTTAATACCTATGCACATAAGGAATATAATTCGACTGATAATCAACATGAAATGCCCTTTCATGAATTATATTCCAAGCTAGTCACACACAATGAAAGTTTAGAACATGTAGAAACCTCAGATTCGTACCCATTCCATTCACATTTTCCTTATGAAGGTGTTATTGAATGGACAACAAATTTCATCAAATCGTGTAAAATTCATAAAGGCACATCAGATGAACAGATAGAAATACTTAGATTAAGTATTCAGTTTTTATGCAATCTATTCTCCTTTGCACACAAAGACAATAACTTTCCAGAACAAAATGATATTCCTAAATTTTTAATGGACCCTATGTTAAAAGACATAGTAAT AAATCTAACTCAATCAGAACATATTCCACTTGTTAGAGTATCATGTATATTTATTCACAATGCCTTGAAAGAATTTCAAGGAGAGAGCTTCATGAACCAAGAGAAAATGCTGTTATGTTCACAACTTATCAAACCGATTAAAGAAGGTTTTGATAGTGCAACCGAAGCTTTGATGGATCTAATCTGCCAAGCAGATGTATTAACAAACGCATACAATGATCTAAATATCGAAGACAGATTATATTTATTAGAATTGATATACAATAAGCTCTCTGACTCCACCTACAGTTCTAGGGAGGAGCATCAATTTACAGAAGAcacaatactatttttatccGAAAAGTTTTGTAAAATGAGTGACTTAATATTGAAAACTGCTGATTCGTATTTAGACAATATGGAACCCACAGAAATCATTATTCTTCTTGATATTCTTGGGACTGTAACCTGTAGTTCATATACAAAAAATAATAGATGTTTACTCATTAATTGTACAT ATCTTCTGAAAGCTATACAGGAGATTGGAAAAACGTCGAATAATTATTTCACACCAATGCAGAAGCTGAGTGATGTACAGCAAATGATGCAAGATTCCAAAAGTGACGAATCAAACGAAGATTCGAGCACAATGGGAACCGAACAAAGTGAAAGCAATACAGCAAGAGAGCGAAGAGATTTACACAGCCACCCTGCTTTTGGTTTCAAAGTGGGTTTAATAAGAATTATTGGAAACATGTCGCACAGGAACAAGGACTTCCAAGATCTT CTCCGTGAAATGGACGTCGTTCCTCTGCTCCTGGACTGTTGCAATATAGACGCGAGAAATCCTC TTATCATGCAATGGACGATCTTCGCGCTGCGGAATTTATGCGAGGGTAATCCGGGGAATCAGGAGATCGTTCGGAATTGCTCGAGGATCGGAGTCGTCGAGAACAGCGTGCTGCAGGAAATGGGAATGGCGCTGCACGAGGATAAGGCTGGCCAGAAAATTGGCATCGTACCTTTGCCTCGTGATAAGTAG
- the LOC143354725 gene encoding uncharacterized protein LOC143354725 isoform X2 — protein MDLIAFSIVAKTAEILTTGSCVPNIIKIACLKCLGNTCFNTYAHKEYNSTDNQHEMPFHELYSKLVTHNESLEHVETSDSYPFHSHFPYEGVIEWTTNFIKSCKIHKGTSDEQIEILRLSIQFLCNLFSFAHKDNNFPEQNDIPKFLMDPMLKDIVINLTQSEHIPLVRVSCIFIHNALKEFQGESFMNQEKMLLCSQLIKPIKEGFDSATEALMDLICQADVLTNAYNDLNIEDRLYLLELIYNKLSDSTYSSREEHQFTEDTILFLSEKFCKMSDLILKTADSYLDNMEPTEIIILLDILGTVTCSSYTKNNRCLLINCTYLLKAIQEIGKTSNNYFTPMQKLSDVQQMMQDSKSDESNEDSSTMGTEQSESNTARERRDLHSHPAFGFKVGLIRIIGNMSHRNKDFQDLLREMDVVPLLLDCCNIDARNPLIMQWTIFALRNLCEGNPGNQEIVRNCSRIGVVENSVLQEMGMALHEDKAGQKIGIVPLPRDK, from the exons AT GGATTTAATTGCTTTTTCAATCGTAGCGAAAACAGCAGAAATCCTTACAACAGGTTCTTGTGTCCCTAACATTATAAAGATTGCATGTTTAAAATGCTTGGGAAATACTTGTTTTAATACCTATGCACATAAGGAATATAATTCGACTGATAATCAACATGAAATGCCCTTTCATGAATTATATTCCAAGCTAGTCACACACAATGAAAGTTTAGAACATGTAGAAACCTCAGATTCGTACCCATTCCATTCACATTTTCCTTATGAAGGTGTTATTGAATGGACAACAAATTTCATCAAATCGTGTAAAATTCATAAAGGCACATCAGATGAACAGATAGAAATACTTAGATTAAGTATTCAGTTTTTATGCAATCTATTCTCCTTTGCACACAAAGACAATAACTTTCCAGAACAAAATGATATTCCTAAATTTTTAATGGACCCTATGTTAAAAGACATAGTAAT AAATCTAACTCAATCAGAACATATTCCACTTGTTAGAGTATCATGTATATTTATTCACAATGCCTTGAAAGAATTTCAAGGAGAGAGCTTCATGAACCAAGAGAAAATGCTGTTATGTTCACAACTTATCAAACCGATTAAAGAAGGTTTTGATAGTGCAACCGAAGCTTTGATGGATCTAATCTGCCAAGCAGATGTATTAACAAACGCATACAATGATCTAAATATCGAAGACAGATTATATTTATTAGAATTGATATACAATAAGCTCTCTGACTCCACCTACAGTTCTAGGGAGGAGCATCAATTTACAGAAGAcacaatactatttttatccGAAAAGTTTTGTAAAATGAGTGACTTAATATTGAAAACTGCTGATTCGTATTTAGACAATATGGAACCCACAGAAATCATTATTCTTCTTGATATTCTTGGGACTGTAACCTGTAGTTCATATACAAAAAATAATAGATGTTTACTCATTAATTGTACAT ATCTTCTGAAAGCTATACAGGAGATTGGAAAAACGTCGAATAATTATTTCACACCAATGCAGAAGCTGAGTGATGTACAGCAAATGATGCAAGATTCCAAAAGTGACGAATCAAACGAAGATTCGAGCACAATGGGAACCGAACAAAGTGAAAGCAATACAGCAAGAGAGCGAAGAGATTTACACAGCCACCCTGCTTTTGGTTTCAAAGTGGGTTTAATAAGAATTATTGGAAACATGTCGCACAGGAACAAGGACTTCCAAGATCTT CTCCGTGAAATGGACGTCGTTCCTCTGCTCCTGGACTGTTGCAATATAGACGCGAGAAATCCTC TTATCATGCAATGGACGATCTTCGCGCTGCGGAATTTATGCGAGGGTAATCCGGGGAATCAGGAGATCGTTCGGAATTGCTCGAGGATCGGAGTCGTCGAGAACAGCGTGCTGCAGGAAATGGGAATGGCGCTGCACGAGGATAAGGCTGGCCAGAAAATTGGCATCGTACCTTTGCCTCGTGATAAGTAG
- the Prosalpha5 gene encoding proteasome alpha5 subunit — translation MFLTRSEYDHGVNTFSPEGRLFQVEYAIEAIKLGSTAIGIATSEGVVLAVEKRITSSLMEPTTVEKIVEIDKHIGCAASGLIADSRTMIDRARAECQNHWFVYNEKMSVESTAQAVSNLAIRFGDRDDDGGAMSRPFGVAMLFAGIDDKGPQLYHIDPSGTFIEFDAKAIGSGSEGAQQNLQEVYHKSMTLKEAIKAALTILKQVMEEKLNDTNIEVMTMTPEKLFHMFTKPELQEVIKDIA, via the exons atgTTTCTAACACGTTCCGAATACGATCATGGTGTTAACACTTTTTCACCAGAAGGGAGATTATTCCAAGTTGAATATGCTATTGAAGCGATCAAGCTTGGTTCCACTGCCATTGGGATAGCAACATCCGAGGGTGTCGTGTTAGCTGTGGAAAAGCGTATAACCTCTTCCTTAATGGAGCCTACGACAGTagagaaaattgtagaaattgaTAAGCATATTGGATGCGCTGCATCTGGTTTAATAGCTGACTCTAGGACAATGATCGATCGTGCTAGAGCAGAATGTCAAAACCATTGGTTTGTTTACAACGAGAAAATGTCTGTGGAATCTACGGCACAAGCTGTGTCCAATTTAGCTATACGATTTGGAGATAGGGATGACGATGGTGGTGCTATGTCGAGGCCATTTGGAGTAGCAATGTTGTTTGCCGGTATTGATGACAAAGGACCTCAGTTGTATCACATAGATCCCTCAGGCACTTTCATCGAGTTCGACGCGAAAGCCATTGGTTCCGGAAGCGAAGGTGCACAACAAAATTTGCAAGAAGTGTACCACAAG TCTATGACACTCAAAGAAGCAATTAAAGCTGCCTTAACAATATTGAAGCAGGTCATGGAAGAGAAGCTGAATGACACCAACATAGAAGTAATGACAATGACACCCGAGAAACTATTTCACATGTTCACAAAACCTGAATTACAGGAGGTGATTAAAGACATTGCTTAA